In Aeromicrobium sp. A1-2, the DNA window ACCGAGATTGCTGCCTGCCATCGGTAGGTGGATCGCGAATCCCTCGACCCGGAGGTCGCCGAGCGCGGCGACGGCGGCGGCCAGCTCGTGCCGGTCCAGACCATGCCGGGACATCGAGGTCTCGCCCTCGACCAGCACACGCGAGCCCGATCCGGCGCCGGCGGACAGGGCAGCGATGTCCTCGACCCGACCAACGGTGTGGATGACCCGGTCGTCGAGCACGACATCGGTGAAGAACGGCCGCCACGGGGTCAGCACCATGACATCGCCACCGAAGGCGGCAAGCGCGGCGGGCACCTCGGCGTACGTGCCGACCGCGATGGTGTCGAGGCCCAGCTCGGTGGACTCGACGGCGAGCCGGTCACGTCCGAAGCCGTAGCCGTTGCCCTTGATGACCGGGACGATGCCGGGCGTGTGCTCGACCAGGGCGCGAAGCCCACGGCGCCAGCGTTCAGCGTCGACTTCCAGATCGAAGGCCACCGTCATCGCCTCTTCAGATATGTGGTGAAGCCGAGATACAGCGCGCGGTTGAGCGGCAGATCCCACTCACCGAGATACTCGACGGCTTCACCGCCGGTGCCGACCTTGAACTGGATCAGGCCGACGTGCGGGTCGTCGGGGTCCAGCGTCTCGGTGATGCCGCGCATGTCGTACGCCGAGGCGCCGGCCTCTCGCGCGTCCCGGATCATCTGCCACTGGATGGCGTTCGACCCGCGGACGTCGCGCTTCTCGGTGGTCGACGCGCCGTAGGAGTACCAGGCGTGGGAACCGACCCGGACCATCGTCGTCGCGGCGACGAGATCACCGTCGTGACGCGCCAGGTAGAGCAGCAGCCGATCGGGTTCCTCGGCGGTGAGCGCGTCCCACATGCGCTCGAAGTACGGCAGCGGACGCGGGGTGAAGTGATCGCGCTCGGCGGTCTCTGAGTAGACCCGGTGGAAGTCGGCGAGATCGGCGCGGGACCCGCGGGTCACCTCGACGCCCGCCTTGGCGGCCTTCTTGATGTTGCGGCGCCACTGCTGGTTCATGCCGGCGAGGAGGTCCTGCTCGTCCCGGCCGGACAGGGGGATCTGGAAGTTGAACTTGGGCTGGCCGGCGGAGAAGCCGCCCTCCGTGCCGATCTCCTTCCAACCCAGCCGCCCCAGCGCCGCGGCGACCTCGAGTGCCTCGCTGTCGCTCTCGTCGGCGGGGACGGCGGACAGCGTCGTCAGCACGGGATCGGCGATCGCCTGCTTGATCGTGGCGGCGTGCCAGCGGCGGGTCACGACCGGTGGGCCCATGCGGATGCCGAAGGCACCCTGACTCTTGAGGTGCGCCGCGAGCGGGGTGAGCCAGCGGGCGAGGTCGCCGTCGGTCCAGTCGATGTCCGGGCCCTCGGGAAGGTAGGCCAGATAACGCTTTAGCCGGGGCAGTTGGCGGTAGAGCACCAGTGCGGCACCCACGAGCGTGACGCCGTCGAACCAGCCGATCGACTCGCCGCGCCACTCGTTCTTGACTGTCGCCCACGCAGGGGTCTGCAGGAAGCTCACGGAGGGCCGACTTCGCACGAAGGCGAGGTGTTCCGGTGTGCTGATGGGCCGGACCACGAGTGCTGACATCACCAGGTCACGCTACCAACCGGCGGCGAGTCCATGCCGCTCGCGAGGCGCGGCCGCTCCACAAGGCTGGACCGACCTCACGCGACGACGACGAACTTCGGCTGACGAGGGGTCAGGAGGAGCGCCATGCCGGCCTCGGCCGGGGTGCGATCGGCCTTGCGATGGTTGCACCGCAGGCACGCGGCGACTGCGTTCTCCCACGTCAAGGCCCCACCCCGGCTGCGTGGTACGACGTGGTCGACCGTCTCGGCCTGTCCTCCGCAATACGCGCACATCCGGTCGCGGGCCTTGATCGCGCTCTTGGTGCACAGGCGTGGCCGGCGGTGCCGCCAGCGGGTCACGACGTAGCGAACCAGGCGCAGGACCTTGGGCACGGGGAATGGGCCGAACGATCCACCGGCCTCCTCCTCGATGACGGCGACCTGGCGAACCAGCATCTTGATCGCGTGCCGCATGGAGACGCGCTGCAGGGGCTCATAGCTCGCGTTGAGCACCAAGACATACGCATCGCTCATCGGTGCGGCCCCTTTCTGAGCGAAAGCGTAGCCGCCGATTCCCCACATTGGCTGAAGTCTCGCCCGAAAAGTGCTCCGGCCGCAGGGCCGGATGCTCGCCGAAACACGCCAACGACGAATCTGACCTACGGTGGACGCTGTGGACACACCAGAGCTCTTCGACGGTTACGGACCCGTGGTGGGCTTCGACGAGATGTTCCAGGACGGTGCGGTCCGGTCCAACTACGGCCAGGTGCACGAGTCCTTCGACACGATGGGCGCCGACGAGGTGCGGCTGCGGGCCGACTCGCTGGCCTCGTCCTATCTTGAGCAGGGCGTCACGTTCGGCGTCGAGGGTGAGGAGCGGCCGTTCCCGCTCGACATCGTCCCGCGCCTGATCGAGGCGGCCGACTGGGAGCACGTCGAGCGCGGGGTCCGCCAGCGGGTGTTGGCGCTCGAGGCTTTCCTCGCCGATGCGTATGGCCCCGGCGAATTGTTCGCCGATGGTGTGGTCCCTCGTGCGACCGTCATGACCTCCCCGCACTACCACCGCGTCGTGGCCGGCCTCGAGCCCGCCAACGGTGTGCGGGTCCACGTCGCCGGAGTCGACCTGATCCGCGACGGCAACGGAGACTTCCGGGTCCTCGAGGACAACGTGCGGGTCCCCTCGGGCGTCTCGTACGTCATGACCAACCGCCGCGCGCTGTCCGCCGCGCTGCCCGAAGTCTTCGCGGATCACCGCATCCGGCCCGTGTCGCAGTACTCACAGCAGCTGCTCGCAGCACTGCGCAAGGCCGCGCCGGCCGGCGTCCACGATCCGACCGTCGTCGTGTTGACGCCGGGTGTCTACAACTCGGCCTACTTCGAGCACACCTTGCTGGCCCGCACGATGGGCGTCGAGCTCGTCGAGGGCCGAGACCTGGTGTGCCGCTCGGGCCGGGTCATGATGCGCACGACCAACGGCCTCGAGCCGGTCGACGTGATCTACCGGCGCATCGACGACGAGTTCCTCGACCCGGTGCAGTTCCGGGCGGACTCCGCGCTGGGAGTCCCGGGCATCATCAACGCCGCCCGCGCCGGTCACGTCACGATCGCCAACGCCGTCGGCAACGGTGTCGCCGATGACAAGCTCCTCTATACCTACGTGCCTGACCTGATCCGTTACTACCTGTCGGAGGAGCCGATCCTGCGCAACGTCGACACCTGGCGGATGGGTGAGGCCGACCAGCGCGAAGAGGTCCTGGACCGACTCGACGAGCTGGTGCTCAAGCCCGTCGACGGCTCCGGCGGCAAGGGCATCGTGATCGGGCCGGCCGCATCGAAGGACGAGCTGGACGAACTGCGCGGCAAGATCCTGCTTGACCCCCGCGCGTGGATCGCGCAACCGGTCATCTCGTTGTCGACCGTCCCGACGCTTGTCGAGGACGGAATCCGTCCGCGGCACGTCGACCTACGGCCGTTCGCGGTGCACGACGGCGACGACGTGTTCGTCCTCCCCGGTGGGCTGACCCGGGTCGCGCTCCCGGAAGGCGAGCTGATCGTCAACTCCAGCCGTGGCGGCGGCTCCAAGGACACCTGGGTCATGGCGAGCCCGACCGATCCCGACGACGAGGGCGAGGTCGCGCCGACCGCGAGCATGGTCGCTGGAACCCCGCAGTCCGCAGGACCCGCGATCGACGGTGAGTCCGGTGGACTCCACGTGCAGGAGCAGGAGCAGCAGCAACAACAGCAGCACGACGGAGGACCGACATGCTGAGCCGTATCGCGCAGTCGCTGTTCTGGATCGGCCGCTACCTCGAGCGGGCCGATGACACCGCCCGCATCCTCGACGTGCAGATGCAGGTCCTGATCGAAGACCCC includes these proteins:
- a CDS encoding circularly permuted type 2 ATP-grasp protein: MDTPELFDGYGPVVGFDEMFQDGAVRSNYGQVHESFDTMGADEVRLRADSLASSYLEQGVTFGVEGEERPFPLDIVPRLIEAADWEHVERGVRQRVLALEAFLADAYGPGELFADGVVPRATVMTSPHYHRVVAGLEPANGVRVHVAGVDLIRDGNGDFRVLEDNVRVPSGVSYVMTNRRALSAALPEVFADHRIRPVSQYSQQLLAALRKAAPAGVHDPTVVVLTPGVYNSAYFEHTLLARTMGVELVEGRDLVCRSGRVMMRTTNGLEPVDVIYRRIDDEFLDPVQFRADSALGVPGIINAARAGHVTIANAVGNGVADDKLLYTYVPDLIRYYLSEEPILRNVDTWRMGEADQREEVLDRLDELVLKPVDGSGGKGIVIGPAASKDELDELRGKILLDPRAWIAQPVISLSTVPTLVEDGIRPRHVDLRPFAVHDGDDVFVLPGGLTRVALPEGELIVNSSRGGGSKDTWVMASPTDPDDEGEVAPTASMVAGTPQSAGPAIDGESGGLHVQEQEQQQQQQHDGGPTC
- a CDS encoding peptidoglycan bridge formation glycyltransferase FemA/FemB family protein, which codes for MSALVVRPISTPEHLAFVRSRPSVSFLQTPAWATVKNEWRGESIGWFDGVTLVGAALVLYRQLPRLKRYLAYLPEGPDIDWTDGDLARWLTPLAAHLKSQGAFGIRMGPPVVTRRWHAATIKQAIADPVLTTLSAVPADESDSEALEVAAALGRLGWKEIGTEGGFSAGQPKFNFQIPLSGRDEQDLLAGMNQQWRRNIKKAAKAGVEVTRGSRADLADFHRVYSETAERDHFTPRPLPYFERMWDALTAEEPDRLLLYLARHDGDLVAATTMVRVGSHAWYSYGASTTEKRDVRGSNAIQWQMIRDAREAGASAYDMRGITETLDPDDPHVGLIQFKVGTGGEAVEYLGEWDLPLNRALYLGFTTYLKRR
- a CDS encoding HNH endonuclease: MSDAYVLVLNASYEPLQRVSMRHAIKMLVRQVAVIEEEAGGSFGPFPVPKVLRLVRYVVTRWRHRRPRLCTKSAIKARDRMCAYCGGQAETVDHVVPRSRGGALTWENAVAACLRCNHRKADRTPAEAGMALLLTPRQPKFVVVA